The Leisingera caerulea DSM 24564 genome contains a region encoding:
- a CDS encoding bifunctional ADP-dependent NAD(P)H-hydrate dehydratase/NAD(P)H-hydrate epimerase, which produces MTELLTAAQMRAIEQAAIASGEVTGLELMERAGQGVVEAIFEEWPELAEERGASPSRSPEYLGKDEKLRRAVVLCGPGNNGGDGFVVARLLKERGWEVEVFLYGDAEKLPPDAKVNYERWQELGRVNEWDDRGIRDFYEGDEESQFLVIDALFGTGLTREMPDDTNEAWNGFMPSPLITDAHEPNEDRFVAIDFPSGICSDSGRDFGALPTHLTVTFHSAKIGHHMSQNCRNYGGAGGCGKLKVVSIGLPPVYPKGGVELIDDTKGKLSAKFSGHKYAHGHALVLSGGHGKTGAARLAARGALRIGAGLVTVGSPRSAMFENAANLTAIMLRQIDGAHGLAELLEDDRLSALCLGPGMGRGADTQAMVFAALKEKRPTVLDADALTRFELKPEALFEALHENCVITPHGGEFARLFPDLAEKLKAPATTGPAYSKVDATREAAKRAGCVVLFKGPDTVIAAPDGRCSVNSAHYERSAPWLATAGSGDVLAGFITGLMARGFAPMQAAETAAYIHVECALEFGPGLIAEDLPEQIPAVFRKLGL; this is translated from the coding sequence ATGACCGAACTGCTGACCGCAGCCCAGATGCGGGCGATTGAGCAGGCCGCCATCGCGTCCGGCGAGGTGACCGGGCTGGAACTGATGGAGCGGGCCGGGCAGGGGGTGGTCGAGGCCATCTTCGAGGAGTGGCCGGAACTGGCAGAAGAGCGAGGGGCCAGCCCCTCGCGCTCCCCGGAGTATTTGGGGAAAGATGAAAAGCTGCGCCGTGCAGTTGTCCTGTGCGGGCCGGGCAACAACGGCGGCGACGGGTTTGTGGTGGCGCGGCTCTTGAAGGAGCGCGGCTGGGAGGTGGAGGTGTTTCTTTACGGCGATGCTGAGAAGCTGCCGCCGGATGCGAAGGTGAACTATGAGCGGTGGCAGGAGTTAGGCCGTGTCAATGAGTGGGATGATCGCGGTATCCGTGATTTCTACGAAGGGGATGAAGAAAGCCAGTTTCTCGTGATAGACGCCTTGTTCGGAACGGGGCTGACCCGGGAAATGCCAGATGACACAAATGAAGCATGGAATGGCTTTATGCCGTCTCCTCTAATTACGGATGCCCACGAGCCGAACGAAGACCGTTTCGTAGCAATTGATTTCCCCAGCGGAATTTGCAGCGATAGCGGGCGAGACTTTGGAGCGCTCCCGACCCATCTTACCGTCACCTTCCATAGCGCCAAAATTGGCCATCATATGAGCCAGAATTGCAGGAACTATGGAGGAGCGGGAGGCTGTGGAAAGCTCAAAGTTGTGTCGATCGGTCTACCCCCTGTTTACCCCAAGGGGGGTGTCGAGTTGATTGACGACACGAAGGGTAAACTGAGTGCGAAATTTTCAGGCCACAAATACGCCCACGGCCACGCCCTCGTCCTCTCCGGCGGTCATGGCAAAACCGGAGCGGCCCGGCTGGCTGCCCGGGGCGCGCTGCGGATCGGGGCAGGGCTGGTCACTGTCGGCTCACCGCGCTCGGCGATGTTTGAAAATGCCGCCAACCTGACCGCCATCATGCTGCGTCAGATCGACGGGGCGCATGGGCTGGCGGAACTGTTGGAAGACGACCGCCTCAGTGCTCTCTGCCTTGGGCCGGGCATGGGGCGCGGGGCGGACACGCAGGCGATGGTTTTTGCGGCGCTGAAGGAAAAGCGGCCAACCGTTCTGGATGCCGATGCGCTCACAAGGTTTGAGCTGAAGCCCGAGGCGCTGTTTGAGGCCCTGCACGAAAACTGCGTGATCACCCCGCATGGCGGTGAGTTTGCCAGGCTGTTTCCGGACTTGGCGGAGAAGCTTAAAGCACCGGCAACCACCGGCCCCGCCTATTCCAAGGTCGACGCTACCCGTGAGGCCGCCAAACGCGCAGGTTGCGTGGTGCTGTTCAAGGGGCCGGATACGGTGATCGCCGCGCCGGACGGGCGCTGCTCTGTCAACTCAGCCCATTACGAACGCTCCGCTCCCTGGCTGGCAACCGCGGGGTCGGGCGACGTGCTGGCAGGCTTCATCACCGGGTTGATGGCGCGCGGGTTCGCCCCGATGCAGGCGGCGGAAACCGCTGCCTATATCCATGTGGAATGCGCGCTGGAATTCGGCCCCGGCCTGATTGCCGAGGATCTGCCGGAACAGATCCCCGCGGTGTTCCGCAAACTGGGCCTTTAA
- a CDS encoding P-II family nitrogen regulator translates to MKKIEAIIKPFKLDEVKEALQDVGVQGLSVIEVKGFGRQKGHTELYRGAEYVVDFLPKVKVEVVLDDDQVDQAIEAIVDAAKTDKIGDGKIFVSPVEQAIRIRTGETGPDAL, encoded by the coding sequence ATGAAAAAGATCGAAGCCATCATCAAGCCTTTTAAACTGGATGAGGTGAAGGAAGCGTTGCAGGACGTTGGCGTGCAGGGCCTTTCCGTCATCGAGGTCAAGGGCTTCGGCCGCCAGAAGGGTCACACCGAGCTTTACCGCGGCGCCGAGTATGTCGTCGACTTCCTGCCCAAAGTGAAGGTCGAGGTTGTGCTGGACGACGATCAGGTCGACCAGGCGATCGAGGCCATCGTCGACGCCGCCAAGACCGACAAGATCGGCGACGGCAAGATCTTTGTCTCGCCCGTCGAGCAAGCGATCCGCATCCGTACCGGCGAGACCGGCCCGGACGCACTCTAA
- the glnA gene encoding type I glutamate--ammonia ligase has protein sequence MSVDAVLKTLKDEDVAYVDIRFTDVRGKLQHVTVDVDLVDEDFLEEGFMFDGSSIAGWKSIENSDMKLVADTESAYIDPFYAEKTLCLHCSIVEPDTGEAYERDPRGTAQKAEAYLKSSGIGDVAYMGPEAEFFLFDDVRYSNTINKVSYEVDATDGSWNTDAEFEMGNMGHRPGLKGGYFPVNPTDEAQDLRSEMLSTMKRLGMKVDKHHHEVASCQHELGLIFDSLTKQADELQKYKYVIHNVAHAYGKSATFMPKPIYGDNGSGMHVNMSIWKDGKPLFAGDKYADLSQEALYFIGGILKHSKTLNAFTNPSTNSYKRLIPGFEAPVLRAYSARNRSGCVRIPWTESPKAKRVEARFPDPAANPYLCFAALLMAGLDGIRNKIDPGEAMDKNLYDLPAEELEGIPTVCGSLREAIDALAADHDFLLQGDVFTKDQIDGYIELKMEEVHKFEHTPHPVEFGMYYSC, from the coding sequence ATGAGCGTAGACGCAGTTCTCAAGACACTCAAGGACGAGGACGTCGCCTATGTCGACATCCGTTTCACCGATGTGCGCGGCAAGCTGCAGCACGTGACCGTGGACGTGGACCTGGTCGACGAAGACTTCCTGGAAGAAGGCTTCATGTTCGACGGCTCCTCGATCGCCGGCTGGAAGTCGATCGAAAACTCCGACATGAAACTGGTTGCAGACACCGAGTCCGCCTACATCGACCCGTTCTACGCGGAAAAGACCCTGTGCCTGCACTGCTCCATCGTTGAGCCCGACACCGGCGAAGCCTATGAGCGCGACCCGCGCGGCACCGCCCAGAAGGCGGAAGCTTACCTCAAGTCCTCCGGCATCGGCGACGTGGCCTATATGGGCCCGGAAGCGGAATTCTTCCTGTTCGACGACGTGCGTTACTCCAACACCATCAACAAGGTGTCCTATGAGGTTGACGCAACCGACGGCTCCTGGAACACCGACGCTGAGTTCGAGATGGGCAACATGGGCCACCGCCCGGGCCTGAAGGGCGGCTACTTCCCGGTCAACCCGACCGACGAAGCGCAGGACCTGCGCTCCGAAATGCTCTCGACCATGAAGCGCCTGGGCATGAAGGTCGACAAGCACCACCACGAAGTGGCGTCCTGCCAGCACGAGCTGGGCCTGATCTTCGACAGCCTGACCAAACAGGCCGACGAGCTGCAGAAGTACAAATACGTGATCCACAACGTGGCGCACGCATACGGCAAGTCGGCAACCTTCATGCCGAAGCCGATCTATGGCGACAACGGCTCCGGCATGCACGTCAACATGTCGATCTGGAAAGACGGCAAGCCGCTGTTTGCAGGCGACAAATACGCGGACCTGTCGCAGGAAGCGCTGTACTTCATCGGCGGCATCCTGAAGCATTCCAAGACCCTGAATGCCTTCACCAACCCGTCCACCAACTCCTACAAGCGCCTGATCCCGGGCTTTGAGGCTCCGGTTCTGCGCGCCTACTCCGCCCGCAACCGCTCCGGCTGTGTGCGTATTCCGTGGACCGAAAGCCCGAAAGCCAAGCGCGTCGAGGCCCGCTTCCCCGATCCGGCGGCAAACCCCTATCTGTGCTTTGCCGCGCTGCTGATGGCCGGCCTGGACGGCATCCGCAACAAGATCGATCCGGGCGAAGCCATGGACAAGAACCTGTACGATCTGCCGGCCGAAGAGCTGGAAGGCATCCCGACCGTCTGCGGCTCGCTGCGCGAAGCCATCGACGCGCTGGCGGCCGACCACGACTTCCTGCTGCAGGGCGATGTGTTCACCAAGGACCAGATCGACGGCTACATCGAGCTGAAGATGGAAGAGGTCCACAAGTTCGAGCACACGCCGCACCCGGTTGAGTTCGGCATGTACTACAGCTGCTGA